ACAAATCAGACAGGGCTGAGTTTTCCTTCTAAAATTTGCATAAGGTCCGAATAAATACCCAGTTTGCGTCATTGAGGAGCACAGAGTTGTTCTGATCACCTCGAAGTATCATGCCTGAACCAGCGAAGACCGCACCCAAGAAGGGCTCCAAGAAAGCCGTCACCAAGACCGCCGGCAAAAGCGGCAAGAAACGCAGAAGGACCAGGAAGGAGAGCTATGCTATCTACGTGTACAAAGTATTGAAGCAGGTTCATCCTGACACCGGGATCTCCTCGAAGGCGATGGGCATCATGAACTCGTTCGTCAACGACATCTTCGAGCGCATCGCCGGTGAGGCGTCTCGTCTCGCTCACTACAACAAGCGCTCCACCATCACTTCCAGAGAGATCCAGACCGCCGTGCGTCTGCTCCTGCCCGGAGAGCTGGCCAAACACGCCGTGTCCGAAGGTACAAAGGCCGTCACCAAGTACACCAGCTCCAAGTAAAGCGCTGATTCATCTTCAGCTAACccaaaggctcttttaagagccacccaTGTTTACGCAAAAAGGGCTGAAATCTATCGACACCGTAGCTCCGTAAT
The DNA window shown above is from Danio rerio strain Tuebingen ecotype United States chromosome 25, GRCz12tu, whole genome shotgun sequence and carries:
- the LOC137489379 gene encoding histone H2B 1/2-like isoform X1, with the translated sequence MPEPAKTAPKKGSKKAVTKTAGKSGKKRRRTRKESYAIYVYKVLKQVHPDTGISSKAMGIMNSFVNDIFERIAGEASRLAHYNKRSTITSREIQTAVRLLLPGELAKHAVSEGSGLRHKKPSVHTDLL
- the LOC137489379 gene encoding histone H2B 1/2-like isoform X2, yielding MPEPAKTAPKKGSKKAVTKTAGKSGKKRRRTRKESYAIYVYKVLKQVHPDTGISSKAMGIMNSFVNDIFERIAGEASRLAHYNKRSTITSREIQTAVRLLLPGELAKHAVSEGTKAVTKYTSSK